The Chiloscyllium punctatum isolate Juve2018m chromosome 27, sChiPun1.3, whole genome shotgun sequence DNA segment AACTGTGCTAATAACTGGGAATCATTGATAGAGCATAATTGGAAAAGAtcacagagatgaggagagatgGTGTTACATTTGTAACATTTGAATCTGGAACATGGAACCTGAAAAAGTGTGGAAGCTGACTCCAGATATATTGTTAGAAGTGAGATGAATAGGTTCTTACAGGCTATGGGCATTATATGGGAATGAGGGACCAAATGTGACCATTCTTTCAAAGTGATAGCATGATGGCTTGAAAGCTTTCTACGTTCTATCTTTATTATGATTCTATTCTAAAATAATCGGTGGGATAGCCTTGTTCGCTGATGGAATTTGAAAATGCAAACCTGTGACATGATGTTGAGTCCTTTAAAAGCTGTTGCTGTTGTGGCGTTATGCTGCTGTTACACAAAGGGCTGTCTTTATTCTTTCTGAATGGCTGCAAAATACATTGAACATGGGAAATCTCTGTGCTGGATTTGTTGAAGTAGTGATGTGTTATCAACTGGCTTGATTGTTCTATTTTGCAGTTGCTGCATTAGTTGCTGCCcctgttgctgttgctgcagcTGGATTTACTGGTGCTGGAATAGCAGCTGGATCCTTCGGAGCACAGATGATGTCTGCGGCAGCACTCGCTAATGGAGGAGGTGTAGCAGCAGGCGGCATTGtagcaactctccagtctattgGTATGATTtcatatttttttttgtttaattgaACAGTTATAAAGATTGATGTTAATATAATCACTGGTTCAGCAGCTTGGCTGaccaagtggcaagtaacatttatgccacaGAAATGCCagccaatgaccatctccaaaaagacaCAATCCAaacaccaccccttgacattcaatagtgttactatcactgaatcccccactatcaatatcctcaGAGTTACCGTTGacaagaaactcaactggacttgccatgtgaacacagtggctacaagagcaggtcagagcagtaacgaactcacctcctgactcccaaagtctgtccaccaagtcaagtgtgatagaatacttgcctagatgggtgcaATTCCAACAAGACTCGAGAACTTATGACACTacacaggacaaagcagcctacttgattgaCACAATATCCACGCTCTCTGACACCTGTGACACATCGTagcaacaagatgcactgcagaaattcgccaaagatccttagacaacaccttccaaacccatgacaatGTCCagtcagaaggacaagggcagcagatatacggGAACACTaccccctgcaaattcccctccaaaccactcaccatcctgatttggaaatatgtcaccattccttcagtgttgctgggtcaaaatcctggaattccttcccgtagggcattgtgggtctacctagagCACTATGTACTGTACTGGTTCAAGAAAAAAGCTTACCACCACTttatcaagggcaactagggacaagcaaaaaatgctggccagACAGCAGTGCCCACATTCaacaagtgtttttttaaaaaagctttaaTTCATCTCTCCAAATGTACATGAAGAAAAGATTTTTGAATTGAGTCACGGTTCTGTGATTTTTCAAACACAAGGCTATCAGTCTTCATGAGAGCAGAGGGAGATTATATTTGCTGAATGCATTACTGAATGTAGTCCAAATGGGTATCTAAATAATAAAAACCCAATATTTATGTTGGAGTGAAACTCATCATTGAAGCAATTAGAAAAAGATGTCCTCTATCATTTATATTTTGAAATGACTTCGAGAACTGTGTATTGTAAAATGACAGATGAACAGTTTTGCACCCATTTACTTGTCCTTTTTGAATGGGTGGAGAACCAATTTATATCAACTGTTCAACAGCTTTTACACGATCAAGATTGGAGACCTGGAATATAATGCTTCCCTGTGCAGAATggttcacagcacagaatgatCAGTGTGGGGAGGGAGGCAGTGATATTGATATACGTTAAACATGGTAAAGATTAATGTAATGATCTTTTGTTAACCCATACAGGAGCTGCTGGAATCTCTACTGCTGGTGCTGCTGCCATAGGAAGTATCGGTGGCGTGGGTGGTTATGCAGCAAAAGCAGTTTTTCAGGATTCTGAAGATGAGCCCTAAAGCCCATGAGCTGTTTTAAAGTAGACACTTAGAAGGAATTAGTGAGGATTTATTTATTAGATGAAGGATTGAAATAATCATATACTATAAGAAATTAATAAGCAATGAAGTATTTTCTGCTGACTATAAATTAATAACTTTGAAATACTTTTAATTTTAGTATGGATGTTTCTATTCTCTTTCTGCTATTTTGATGCCCTGTTAGCTATTTTCTCAATTAGAAGTGGATTAAAAATCCTTCAGATGTTGTCGTTCTATAGCTGGTCATAGAGTAAATGCAAACATTCAGATTGCTGACTACATTAAATAGAAATGACAAGTGTCTGTGATGAGGAAAGTGTCATGCTGAATGTAATACCAATGCCACTGCAGTTCACTGCAAGAATGAACTTTGTCTGTCTGGAGTAAGggtagggcttatgcccgaaacgtcgattctcttgctcctcggatgctgcctggcctgctgtgtttttccagcaccatatttttcaactctggtctccagcatctgcagtcctcactttctcctagggtaTTTTAAGGTTATCTTCAAAATGTCACAAGATCCATCTGTCGCAATGTCTCCTCTTATGTATCTAATGGGGTCTGATCATGCTCTTGTAAAGCCATTTGGGATGTTTTGTTACATTAAAGGTGTTATAAAAATACCATTCATTGATGATCTTTTTGTCATATATCCCCAAACTTCCAATAGCATTTTTGTAACATGGGGGGATATAACGACTTTCAAGAGTCTCATATGAAAAGCATATTTTTGTTGAGATGCAGGGATATTTGACAAATGAAGCATGCATCTCAAAATGCACATCTCATGGCTGACACACAAGTCTTGGAAACTCAGTATCTGTGATATGTCAGAATGATTTGAGGTGGTAAAAGTATGCATTGCCTCTACAAAATAAAATCTGAGATGGTGTTACACTTAATATCACAATAATCAAATCTTAGTCTACTTGTGGAGCTAAACATCTTTCAAATGATAATTAACATAGCACTTGTTTTGGGATTTAATTTTCCCTTTGAACCCAGCATGCTGACCAAGAGCTTGGACCCCACTCTTAAAATTTCTTTCTTTGGCTCTGATGACCCCTCAATGAAACTCTGTGCGATGTTTTCCAACGTTAAAAGATGCTGTATAAGTGCAAGCTGTGGTTACTGCATTCTACTTGACAAACAATTTTAAACCTCATGGCCGCTTCCATTCAGAAATTTTACCATCTGGAGGCATaatttttccagcatttgtttCAGCAGATGCAAGCAACTCATGGCAGCATTTAACTGCAGTACATTGGGAGTAGAAATATGAAAGAGTTTTTCACTAAGTAAAACAATGCTTCTTGCTACTTTATAGCCATTTGTTCACTTAGGCCTCAAGTAAATATTTATATCCAGTGTCTTCCAGCTCACTCGTGGTTAGAATTTTTAATGTTATTCTGTAACCAAGAAAATGCCAAATCTTAATCCCAAATACCAGAGTTGACTGTGCTAAACCCATTGAGTATTATAACCCAGCAAGTCCTTTCAGTTTGCTATCTTTATTCTGCACTGTAATGAGTGTGAAGCTGTTCCTATTGAGATCAATTGAAGTTCAAGTTCACAAGCTACTCTGATAGACGTCAAGTAATATTTAAGGTATTGCAAGAAATTGGAGGTCATGATTTCACACATAGGTACTGTAAAGTTTTTACATTTATTTTTAGCAGTATTGCTTTTTATAGTATTCACTTAGAATAACAGCAAATGTAAACCTCATGGTCCACAcacagagaaaggcccttcagcccaatgaaCGTGAGCCAGCCAAATATTTTCCAGCTCACACCATGTACCATCCAcacaatgcactgcagaaattcattacGGATCTATAGACAGTACCTTCCTAGCCCAGTCACTGGGCCAAAAGTCTGGAACTCCCCCGTCCCCCgcatcccccttcccccacccctccaaaggCATTGAGGAGCTACCTACACTTAATGGACTGCAgcaggttcaagaaggcagcttacctcCATGTTCTCAAGGCTATCTAAGGAAGTCATAcatgctggcccagacagcaaTGTCCACGttgcatgaatgaatttttaaaaatttgaaatagcttgatttattttcatttcttttgagTGACACACCTCTCTCTTACTGTTAAAACAAAACCTATAACATGCATGCTTATATTTCAGTGAAAGACTTTGCAAAATAAAAGCAACCATGATCTATCAAATCAGATTTCCAGAATTTGGGATCTGTTTTGTCCAGTAACAACATTTATTGGGATTATACCACAGCGTGGAGGATTCAATGCAGCAGTTTGACTCAAACTCCAACATTAGGT contains these protein-coding regions:
- the LOC140453636 gene encoding interferon alpha-inducible protein 27, mitochondrial-like: MLHLIYSALILSASFNTVSSSSSDETDWSTAAWIAGGAVAALVAAPVAVAAAGFTGAGIAAGSFGAQMMSAAALANGGGVAAGGIVATLQSIGAAGISTAGAAAIGSIGGVGGYAAKAVFQDSEDEP